Proteins encoded in a region of the Mycolicibacterium neoaurum genome:
- a CDS encoding DUF1501 domain-containing protein — protein sequence MGDINRRKFLLASAGAAGLAAAAGAAVTLPQMFERAQVAPMPADTGILVILTLYGGNDGLNTVIPYTDGAYYDARPELAFAPSTAIDLDGVVGLNPALGGLAESWNANNLAIVRGVGYPKQDRSHFRSMDIWQTASPDDPTATGWIGRWLDTTGDDPLRAVNIGTVLPPMAIGQNRTAAGLSPTIPKMPTDISSVLDAMSAPDTKDTAAMAAVRADYQAYRVTDETFRGFTDSPLPTTAATDLGKQLADDLELVAQCVRAGVPTKVYMVSLGGFDTHANERNDQQRLLAALNDALVPFLKQMRNSAYGRRVVTMIYSEFGRRVAANATQGTDHGTSGPVLIVGEPVRGGFYGDAPSLTDLQDGDLKTTTDFRDVYHELLDKTLGADPEPSVGAGRKAIGFL from the coding sequence GTGGGCGATATCAACAGGCGCAAGTTCCTCCTTGCCAGTGCCGGTGCAGCCGGACTGGCCGCGGCGGCGGGTGCGGCGGTCACCCTGCCGCAGATGTTCGAGCGCGCACAGGTTGCGCCGATGCCCGCCGATACCGGAATCCTGGTGATCCTGACCCTCTACGGCGGCAACGACGGCCTCAACACGGTCATCCCCTACACCGATGGTGCGTACTACGACGCGAGACCGGAGTTGGCTTTTGCACCGAGCACCGCGATCGATCTCGACGGCGTGGTCGGGCTCAACCCCGCGCTCGGCGGACTCGCCGAGTCGTGGAACGCGAACAATCTCGCGATCGTCCGGGGCGTCGGATACCCCAAGCAGGACCGCAGCCATTTCCGCTCGATGGATATCTGGCAGACCGCCTCGCCCGACGACCCGACCGCGACCGGATGGATCGGACGGTGGCTGGACACCACCGGCGATGATCCGCTGCGCGCGGTCAATATCGGCACCGTGCTGCCGCCCATGGCGATCGGCCAGAACCGCACGGCAGCAGGGCTTTCCCCGACCATCCCCAAGATGCCGACCGATATCTCCAGCGTCCTCGATGCGATGAGCGCCCCCGATACCAAGGACACCGCGGCCATGGCCGCGGTCCGCGCCGACTACCAGGCCTATCGGGTCACCGATGAGACGTTCCGCGGCTTCACCGACAGCCCGCTGCCCACCACGGCCGCCACCGATCTCGGCAAGCAACTCGCCGACGATCTGGAGCTGGTCGCCCAGTGCGTGCGCGCCGGTGTCCCGACCAAGGTCTACATGGTGTCCCTTGGCGGATTCGACACCCACGCCAACGAGAGAAACGACCAGCAGCGTCTCCTCGCCGCCCTCAACGATGCCCTGGTGCCGTTCCTCAAACAGATGCGTAACAGTGCCTATGGCCGTCGGGTGGTGACGATGATCTATTCGGAGTTCGGCCGGCGCGTCGCCGCGAACGCCACCCAGGGCACCGATCATGGCACCTCGGGTCCGGTCCTGATCGTTGGTGAACCCGTGCGCGGCGGTTTCTACGGCGATGCGCCGAGTCTGACCGATCTCCAGGACGGCGACCTCAAGACCACCACCGATTTCCGAGACGTGTATCACGAATTGCTCGACAAGACACTCGGTGCGGATCCAGAACCCTCGGTCGGGGCCGGCCGCAAGGCCATCGGCTTTCTCTGA
- the cofC gene encoding 2-phospho-L-lactate guanylyltransferase, giving the protein MNVAGAGSQVAVVIAVKRLAAAKTRLAPVLPADAREQLVLAMLTDTVHAAAAVPAVSLVTVVTPDHAAAAAARELGAAAVADPTPADHPDPLNNALAAAEAAIGASNIVVLQGDLPALRSAELSEAIELARRHRRSFVGDRHGTGTAALFAFGVPLDPRFGAESTRHHADSGAHELRGDWPGLRCDIDTPDDLTAALALGVGPATRLVVGGLCPTGCQS; this is encoded by the coding sequence ATGAATGTCGCCGGCGCGGGGTCGCAGGTCGCCGTGGTGATCGCGGTGAAGCGTCTGGCCGCGGCCAAGACTCGCCTGGCTCCGGTGCTGCCTGCCGACGCTCGCGAACAGTTGGTGCTGGCAATGCTGACCGACACCGTGCATGCCGCCGCCGCGGTACCCGCGGTGAGCCTCGTCACCGTCGTCACCCCCGACCACGCCGCCGCCGCTGCCGCGCGTGAACTGGGTGCCGCCGCGGTCGCCGACCCGACCCCGGCCGACCATCCCGATCCGCTGAACAACGCGCTCGCCGCGGCTGAGGCGGCCATCGGGGCGTCCAATATCGTTGTCCTTCAGGGCGATCTTCCCGCTCTGCGATCCGCCGAACTGTCCGAGGCGATCGAGCTGGCACGCCGGCACCGACGGAGTTTCGTCGGTGACCGGCACGGCACCGGAACGGCCGCCCTGTTCGCCTTCGGTGTCCCGCTCGATCCGCGCTTCGGAGCGGAATCCACGCGCCACCATGCCGATTCGGGCGCCCACGAACTGCGCGGCGACTGGCCGGGATTGCGGTGCGATATCGACACCCCGGACGACCTGACGGCGGCGCTGGCGCTCGGGGTCGGCCCGGCCACCAGACTGGTCGTCGGCGGGCTGTGCCCCACCGGTTGCCAGAGCTGA
- a CDS encoding RNA degradosome polyphosphate kinase, whose protein sequence is MTEVETSAADRTIAETPDSAPDAPPAASAAAIDDSLPEDRYLNRELSWLDFNARVLALAADNSLPLLERAKFLAIFSSNLDEFYMVRVAGLKRRDEMGLSVRSADGLSPREQLRRIGERTQQIANRHAQVFLEAVRPALAEKGIVIVSWADLGEDERATLSTYFHEQVFPVLTPLAVDPAHPFPFVSGLSLNLAITVRQPDDGTQHFARIKVPDNVDRFVELPRHVDADGAQGPIRFLPLEELIGAFLSVLFPGLDIVEQHAFRITRNADFEVAEDRDEDLLQALERELARRRFGSPVRLEVADDMTENMLELLLRELDVHPGDVIEVPGLLDLSSLWQIYGVDRPDLKDRPFVPATPAAFGERETPKSIFSTLRDGDVMVHHPYDSFSTTVQRFIEQAAADPNVLAIKQTLYRTSGDSPIVNALIDAAEAGKQVVALVEIKARFDEQANIKWARALEQAGVHVVYGLIGLKTHCKTALVVRREGSTIRRYCHIGTGNYNPKTARLYEDVGLLTASPDIGADLTDLFNSLTGYSRKVAYRNLLVAPHSVRKGIIRRIEQETAAHQENSRGQIRLKANALVDEQVIDALYRASQAGVRVEVVVRGICALRPGQPGLSENIVVRSILGRFLEHSRIIHFRAINEFWIGSADMMHRNLDRRVEVMAQVKDPRLTAQLDDMLESTMDPATRCWELQADGRWIALPLPGQTVRDHQVELMARHRSP, encoded by the coding sequence ATGACCGAAGTCGAGACATCAGCAGCCGATCGCACGATCGCCGAAACTCCCGACTCGGCGCCCGACGCGCCACCGGCGGCGTCGGCCGCAGCGATCGACGACAGCCTGCCCGAGGACCGCTATCTCAATCGCGAGCTGAGCTGGCTGGACTTCAACGCTCGGGTGCTTGCGCTGGCGGCCGACAACTCGCTGCCCCTGCTGGAACGCGCCAAGTTCCTGGCCATCTTCTCGTCGAATCTCGACGAGTTCTACATGGTGCGGGTCGCGGGGTTGAAGCGACGCGATGAGATGGGCCTCTCGGTGCGCTCCGCCGACGGTCTGTCCCCGCGCGAACAGTTGCGCCGGATCGGGGAACGCACCCAGCAGATCGCCAACAGGCACGCCCAGGTCTTTCTCGAAGCGGTGCGACCGGCACTGGCCGAGAAGGGAATAGTCATCGTCAGCTGGGCGGACCTTGGTGAGGATGAGCGGGCCACGCTGTCCACGTACTTCCACGAGCAGGTGTTCCCGGTCCTCACCCCGCTCGCCGTCGACCCGGCCCATCCCTTTCCCTTCGTCAGCGGCCTGAGCCTCAATCTTGCGATCACCGTCCGCCAGCCCGATGACGGCACGCAGCACTTCGCCCGAATCAAGGTGCCCGACAACGTCGACCGCTTCGTCGAATTACCACGGCATGTCGATGCCGACGGCGCGCAGGGGCCCATCCGGTTCCTACCTCTCGAGGAATTGATCGGCGCGTTTCTCTCGGTGCTGTTCCCCGGCCTGGACATCGTGGAGCAGCACGCGTTCCGGATCACCCGCAACGCCGATTTCGAGGTGGCCGAGGATCGGGACGAAGACCTGTTGCAGGCGTTGGAGCGTGAGCTGGCGCGCAGGCGCTTCGGTTCGCCGGTCCGCCTCGAGGTCGCCGACGATATGACCGAGAACATGCTCGAGCTGTTGCTGCGGGAGCTCGACGTGCATCCCGGTGACGTGATCGAGGTGCCGGGACTGCTGGACCTTTCGTCACTGTGGCAGATCTACGGTGTCGACCGCCCCGACCTGAAGGACCGTCCGTTCGTCCCTGCCACGCCTGCGGCATTCGGCGAGCGTGAGACTCCCAAGAGCATCTTCTCGACGCTGCGCGACGGTGACGTGATGGTGCACCACCCCTACGACTCGTTCTCCACCACGGTGCAACGATTCATCGAGCAGGCTGCGGCCGATCCGAACGTGCTGGCCATCAAGCAGACGCTGTACCGGACGTCCGGCGACTCACCGATCGTCAATGCCCTCATCGATGCGGCCGAGGCAGGCAAGCAGGTCGTGGCGCTGGTGGAGATCAAGGCGCGCTTCGACGAACAGGCCAACATCAAGTGGGCCCGTGCCTTGGAGCAGGCGGGTGTCCACGTGGTCTATGGCTTGATCGGCCTGAAAACACACTGCAAGACAGCTCTTGTGGTGCGCCGAGAGGGTTCGACCATCCGTCGCTACTGCCATATCGGAACCGGAAACTACAACCCGAAAACTGCACGGTTGTATGAAGATGTGGGGCTGCTGACGGCCTCCCCCGATATCGGTGCTGATCTGACCGATCTGTTCAACTCGCTCACCGGCTACTCCCGCAAGGTTGCTTATCGCAATCTGTTGGTGGCACCGCACAGTGTGCGCAAGGGAATCATCCGGCGAATCGAGCAGGAGACAGCGGCACATCAGGAGAACAGCCGGGGCCAAATTCGGCTGAAGGCCAACGCGTTGGTCGACGAGCAGGTGATCGATGCCCTGTACCGCGCCTCACAGGCCGGTGTCCGGGTCGAGGTGGTGGTGCGCGGAATCTGCGCGCTGCGCCCCGGCCAGCCCGGCCTCTCGGAGAACATCGTGGTGCGGTCCATTCTGGGCCGGTTCCTGGAGCACTCGCGAATTATTCATTTCCGCGCCATCAACGAGTTCTGGATCGGCAGTGCCGACATGATGCATCGTAATCTGGACCGTCGCGTGGAAGTGATGGCACAGGTGAAGGATCCGCGGTTGACCGCACAGTTGGACGACATGCTCGAGTCCACCATGGATCCGGCGACCCGGTGCTGGGAGCTCCAAGCCGACGGTCGCTGGATCGCGCTGCCGCTGCCCGGGCAGACGGTGCGGGATCACCAGGTGGAGCTCATGGCCAGACATCGTTCGCCGTGA
- a CDS encoding NAD(P)H-dependent glycerol-3-phosphate dehydrogenase: protein MVEAAVMGAGAWGTALAKVLADAGNGVRLWTRRPELAAHINATHRNPDYLGDVALPSSIRATGDPAEALDGACTVLLGVPSQTLRTNLTDWRHLIGDDATLVSLAKGIELDSLMRMSQVIIAVTGADPSRVAVVTGPNLAKEVADEQPAATVVACADSGRAVALQRALSTAYFRPYTNSDVVGAEIGGACKNVIALACGMAAGAGLGENTSAAIITRGLAEIMRLGIALGAKDATLAGLAGVGDLVATCTSPQSRNRSFGERLGRGGSTESALQAVQGHVAEGATSCQSVLALASSYDVEMPLTDAVYRVCHQGLSVEQAVMLLLGRSTKPE from the coding sequence GTGGTCGAAGCCGCGGTGATGGGTGCCGGTGCATGGGGAACAGCGCTGGCCAAGGTGCTGGCAGACGCGGGCAACGGGGTTCGGTTGTGGACCAGGCGCCCTGAATTGGCCGCGCACATCAATGCGACGCATCGCAACCCGGACTATCTCGGGGATGTGGCTTTGCCCAGTTCGATCAGGGCCACCGGTGATCCGGCCGAAGCTCTCGACGGGGCGTGCACGGTGTTGCTCGGGGTGCCATCGCAGACATTGCGCACAAATCTCACCGACTGGAGACATCTGATCGGTGACGATGCGACGCTGGTGAGTCTGGCCAAGGGGATCGAGTTGGATTCCCTGATGCGGATGAGCCAGGTGATCATCGCGGTGACCGGCGCGGATCCCTCCCGCGTGGCGGTGGTGACCGGGCCGAACCTGGCCAAGGAGGTCGCCGACGAACAACCGGCCGCGACCGTGGTGGCGTGTGCCGATTCCGGTCGCGCGGTCGCTCTGCAGCGGGCCCTGTCGACGGCGTACTTCCGTCCCTACACCAACTCCGATGTGGTCGGTGCCGAGATCGGCGGCGCCTGCAAGAACGTCATCGCGCTCGCCTGTGGGATGGCTGCCGGTGCCGGGCTCGGCGAGAACACCTCCGCGGCGATCATCACAAGGGGATTGGCCGAGATCATGCGCCTGGGAATCGCGTTGGGCGCCAAAGATGCAACGCTGGCCGGATTGGCCGGCGTCGGCGATCTGGTGGCCACCTGCACCTCGCCGCAGTCCCGGAACCGAAGTTTCGGAGAGCGGTTGGGGCGGGGCGGTTCGACGGAGTCGGCACTGCAGGCAGTGCAAGGTCATGTCGCCGAGGGGGCGACCTCGTGCCAGTCGGTGCTCGCCCTGGCCTCCAGCTATGACGTCGAGATGCCATTGACCGACGCGGTCTACCGGGTGTGTCATCAGGGTCTGTCGGTGGAACAGGCCGTGATGTTGTTGTTGGGCCGCAGCACCAAACCCGAGTAG
- a CDS encoding IclR family transcriptional regulator encodes MRQDSGIGVLDKAVGVLHTVAESPCGLAELCERTGLPRATAHRLAAGLEVHRLLARDNEGRWRLGPALTELAGQVNDPLLAAGAAVLPRLRELTGESVQLYRREGNSRVCVASLEPPVGLRDTVPVGTRLPMTAGSGAKVLLAYSDPASQQAILPAAKFSERTLAEVRKRGWAQSAAERESGVASVSAPVRDGRGAVIAAISVSGPIDRMGRRPGARWAADLVAASEALTRRL; translated from the coding sequence GTGAGACAGGATAGCGGTATCGGCGTGCTCGACAAAGCGGTGGGAGTACTGCACACCGTGGCCGAGTCTCCCTGCGGCCTGGCCGAACTGTGCGAACGCACCGGACTGCCGCGGGCCACCGCCCACCGGCTGGCCGCCGGGCTGGAGGTGCACCGGTTGTTGGCCCGGGACAACGAGGGACGCTGGCGGCTGGGCCCGGCACTGACCGAACTTGCCGGACAGGTCAACGATCCCTTGCTGGCCGCCGGCGCCGCCGTGCTGCCCCGGCTGCGCGAACTGACCGGCGAGAGCGTGCAGTTGTATCGCAGGGAAGGCAATTCACGGGTCTGCGTGGCATCCCTTGAGCCGCCCGTCGGATTACGCGACACGGTCCCCGTCGGCACCCGGCTGCCGATGACGGCCGGCTCCGGCGCCAAAGTACTGCTGGCCTACAGCGATCCGGCGTCGCAACAGGCGATCCTGCCCGCCGCCAAGTTCAGTGAGCGAACCCTGGCCGAGGTCCGCAAACGTGGCTGGGCGCAGAGCGCGGCCGAGCGCGAGAGCGGTGTCGCGAGCGTGTCGGCCCCGGTGCGCGACGGCCGCGGTGCCGTCATCGCCGCCATCTCCGTCTCGGGCCCTATCGACCGGATGGGCCGCCGCCCGGGCGCTCGCTGGGCGGCCGACCTGGTGGCCGCGTCCGAGGCACTCACCCGCCGGCTCTAG
- a CDS encoding DUF1800 domain-containing protein, with product MLRRSGFGTTGRAVDAVVGKDRARYLDEILGLDPAADPGAVATPMGSYSTPALPASEAATASFVSSMLAQMQDLSGWWIRRMVAVREPVHEKLTFVWHNHFATSAEKVVAAEFMAAQNQTLRTHTLGDFRDLAYAMLTDSAMLRWLDGLGNTKEAPNENLSREFMELFTLGHDSGYTERDVREGSRALTGRFDTLGNGTVLVSEHHDSGTKTVLGTTGTLGDTEFCDIVLRHPASARFVTSKLWRLLASDDNPSRATSDRLVAAYGPGRNLKALTKAIFSDPEFYDAAGTAVVTPVDWLIGMLRSLSVPLDGPQTLTACDVVLKVMGQRPFAPPDVDGWPQGRVWLSNTSAAARVWAADRFVPLGDYSPVQDAPTGDRIDAVGYLLGIGAWSDTTAAALRPLVGNPQRLVVAAVNSPEYLTV from the coding sequence CTGTTGCGGCGGTCGGGTTTCGGCACCACCGGGCGGGCGGTCGACGCCGTGGTCGGCAAGGATCGGGCACGGTATCTCGACGAGATACTCGGGTTGGATCCGGCTGCCGACCCGGGGGCGGTTGCGACGCCGATGGGCTCGTACTCGACCCCGGCGCTACCGGCCAGCGAAGCAGCCACCGCCTCCTTTGTCAGCAGCATGCTGGCCCAGATGCAGGATCTGTCCGGCTGGTGGATCCGTCGGATGGTCGCGGTGCGCGAGCCGGTGCACGAGAAGCTGACCTTCGTCTGGCACAACCATTTCGCCACCTCCGCGGAGAAGGTGGTGGCCGCCGAATTCATGGCCGCCCAGAACCAGACGTTGCGTACCCATACGCTCGGCGACTTCCGCGATCTCGCCTACGCCATGCTGACCGATTCGGCGATGTTGCGGTGGCTGGACGGACTGGGAAACACCAAAGAGGCGCCGAACGAGAACCTCTCCCGCGAATTCATGGAGCTGTTCACCCTCGGCCATGACAGTGGCTACACCGAACGCGATGTACGCGAGGGGTCTCGGGCACTCACCGGTCGCTTCGACACCCTGGGCAATGGCACGGTGCTCGTCAGCGAACATCACGACAGTGGGACCAAGACCGTCCTGGGGACCACCGGGACGCTCGGAGACACCGAGTTCTGCGATATCGTGCTGCGCCATCCCGCCTCGGCCCGATTCGTCACATCGAAACTGTGGCGGCTGCTGGCCTCCGACGACAACCCCAGCCGCGCGACATCTGACCGACTGGTGGCCGCCTACGGGCCCGGCCGCAACCTCAAGGCCTTGACCAAGGCCATCTTCTCCGACCCCGAGTTCTACGACGCGGCGGGCACCGCCGTGGTGACCCCGGTCGATTGGTTGATCGGCATGCTGCGCTCGCTGTCGGTACCGCTGGATGGCCCACAAACCCTGACCGCCTGCGATGTGGTCCTCAAGGTGATGGGCCAACGCCCGTTCGCACCACCGGATGTCGATGGGTGGCCGCAGGGCCGGGTGTGGCTATCCAATACGAGTGCGGCCGCCCGGGTCTGGGCGGCCGACCGTTTCGTCCCGTTGGGCGACTACTCCCCCGTACAGGATGCGCCCACCGGCGATCGCATCGACGCCGTGGGCTATCTGCTCGGTATCGGCGCATGGTCCGACACCACCGCCGCTGCCCTGCGGCCGCTGGTCGGTAACCCGCAACGACTGGTCGTGGCGGCCGTCAACTCACCCGAATACCTGACGGTGTAG
- the leuC gene encoding 3-isopropylmalate dehydratase large subunit: MEQTQSSSRPRTLAEKVWEDHIVVHGAGEGAAKEPDLIYIDLHLVHEVTSPQAFDGLRLAGRPVRRPDLTIATEDHNVPTVDIDKPIADPISRTQVETLRRNCAEFGIRLHPMGDSEQGIVHIIGPQLGLTQPGMTIVCGDSHTSTHGAFGSIAMGIGTSEVEHVMATQTLALKPFKTMAVNVDGELPPGVSAKDIILAVIAKIGTGGGQGHVIEYRGSAIESLSMEGRMTICNMSIEAGARAGMVAPDDTTFEFLKGRPHAPTGADWDAAVAAWRQLRTDDGAEFDTEVYLDASSLSPFVTWGTNPGQGVPLSADVPDPEMMLSDDERQAAEKALAYMDLRPGTPMRDIPVDAVFVGSCTNGRIEDLRVVAEILDGRTLADGVRMLVVPGSMRVRQQAESEGLGEIFVAAGAEWRQAGCSMCLGMNPDTLAPGERCASTSNRNFEGRQGKGGRTHLVSPAVAAATAVRGTLSSPADLAPISAKR, from the coding sequence ATGGAGCAGACGCAGTCGAGTTCGCGGCCTCGTACCCTGGCCGAAAAAGTCTGGGAAGACCACATCGTGGTCCACGGTGCCGGTGAGGGTGCGGCCAAGGAGCCGGACCTGATCTACATCGACCTGCACCTCGTGCACGAGGTGACCAGCCCACAGGCGTTCGACGGTCTGCGCCTGGCCGGGCGGCCGGTGCGCAGGCCCGACCTGACCATCGCCACCGAGGATCACAATGTTCCGACGGTCGACATCGACAAGCCGATCGCCGATCCGATCTCGCGCACCCAGGTCGAAACCTTGCGCCGGAACTGTGCGGAGTTCGGAATACGGTTGCACCCGATGGGCGATTCCGAGCAGGGCATCGTGCACATCATCGGCCCGCAGTTGGGCCTCACCCAACCGGGAATGACGATCGTCTGCGGTGACAGTCACACCTCGACCCATGGGGCATTCGGATCGATCGCGATGGGTATCGGCACCTCCGAGGTCGAACACGTCATGGCGACGCAGACATTGGCCCTCAAGCCGTTCAAGACGATGGCCGTCAATGTCGACGGCGAACTGCCCCCGGGTGTCAGCGCAAAGGACATCATCTTGGCGGTGATCGCCAAGATCGGAACCGGGGGCGGTCAGGGGCACGTCATCGAATACCGGGGGAGCGCCATCGAATCGCTGTCCATGGAAGGCCGGATGACGATCTGCAACATGAGTATCGAAGCAGGAGCGCGCGCCGGGATGGTGGCTCCGGACGACACCACATTCGAGTTCCTGAAGGGACGGCCGCACGCCCCGACCGGTGCGGACTGGGATGCCGCGGTGGCCGCCTGGCGGCAGTTGCGCACCGACGACGGAGCCGAGTTCGACACCGAGGTGTACCTGGACGCGAGTTCGTTGAGTCCGTTCGTCACCTGGGGCACCAACCCCGGACAGGGCGTCCCGCTGTCCGCCGACGTCCCGGATCCCGAGATGATGCTCAGCGACGATGAGCGTCAGGCCGCCGAGAAAGCCTTGGCCTATATGGACCTTCGGCCGGGCACACCGATGCGGGATATCCCGGTCGACGCCGTCTTCGTCGGCTCGTGCACCAATGGGCGCATCGAGGACCTGCGCGTGGTTGCCGAGATCCTGGACGGCCGCACGTTGGCCGATGGCGTGCGGATGCTCGTCGTTCCGGGCTCGATGCGCGTGCGGCAGCAGGCCGAATCCGAGGGCCTCGGTGAGATCTTCGTCGCAGCCGGCGCCGAATGGCGACAGGCCGGCTGCTCGATGTGTCTGGGGATGAACCCGGACACGCTCGCCCCGGGCGAGCGGTGTGCATCGACGTCCAACCGCAATTTCGAGGGCAGGCAAGGCAAGGGTGGTCGCACCCATCTGGTCTCACCCGCGGTGGCCGCCGCCACCGCGGTGCGTGGAACCCTGTCGTCGCCGGCCGATCTGGCCCCGATTTCCGCCAAGCGCTAG
- the leuD gene encoding 3-isopropylmalate dehydratase small subunit — protein MQAFQTHTGIGVPLRRSNVDTDQIIPAVYLKRVTRTGFEDGLFAAWRNDPSFILNLAPFDKGSVLVAGPDFGTGSSREHAVWALMDYGFRVVISPRFADIFRGNSGKAGLLAAQVSQDDVELLWKLIEQNPGLEITVNLQDRTITAGTVMVPFTIDDYTAWRLLEGLDDIGLTLRKQDEITAFEQRRPSFKPRTLPA, from the coding sequence ATGCAGGCATTCCAGACCCATACCGGCATCGGCGTCCCGTTGCGCCGGTCCAATGTGGACACCGACCAGATCATTCCTGCGGTCTATTTGAAGCGCGTCACCCGAACGGGTTTCGAGGACGGTTTGTTCGCCGCCTGGCGCAATGATCCGTCCTTCATCCTCAATCTCGCCCCATTCGACAAGGGTTCGGTCTTGGTCGCGGGTCCGGATTTCGGTACCGGCTCATCCCGCGAGCACGCCGTCTGGGCGCTGATGGATTACGGCTTCCGGGTCGTCATCTCGCCCCGGTTCGCCGATATCTTCCGGGGCAACTCCGGAAAAGCGGGACTGTTGGCGGCTCAGGTCTCTCAGGATGATGTCGAACTTCTGTGGAAGCTGATCGAGCAGAATCCGGGCCTGGAAATCACTGTGAATCTTCAAGATCGAACCATCACGGCTGGAACGGTCATGGTGCCGTTCACTATTGATGACTACACCGCATGGCGGCTGCTGGAAGGTCTCGACGATATAGGCCTTACGCTGCGGAAACAGGATGAAATCACGGCCTTCGAGCAGCGTCGGCCGAGCTTCAAACCCCGCACTCTGCCGGCCTGA
- a CDS encoding NUDIX hydrolase, with protein MSDAPTRRTKKTVHAAGAVLWRERAGHTEVAVVHRPRYDDWSLPKGKVDPGETHPVTAVREIGEETGYAARLGRRLSVITYPIGDATKRVVYWAAEAVDGEFRAADEVDEMLWLPPKQALKHLQYPADRKVLRRFTKAPHDTETVLIVRHGRAGSRSKFKGDDRKRPLDKHGRAQAESLVAQLLAFGATAVHAAPRVRCSQTVEPLAQELGVGIESEPAFTEEAYADDRKAARHRLLDIAGAGGVPVICTQGAVIPDLISWWCDRGDVRPDKSRNRKGSTWVLSSVAGKPIAADHLGSPLGIPD; from the coding sequence GTGTCGGACGCCCCGACCCGCCGCACAAAGAAGACAGTCCACGCGGCGGGCGCGGTGTTGTGGCGGGAGCGCGCCGGGCACACCGAGGTGGCGGTGGTACACCGTCCGCGGTACGACGATTGGTCCCTGCCCAAGGGAAAGGTCGACCCCGGTGAGACCCACCCGGTCACCGCGGTGCGCGAGATCGGTGAGGAGACCGGTTACGCCGCACGGCTAGGACGGCGGCTGTCGGTGATCACCTATCCGATCGGGGATGCCACCAAGCGGGTCGTGTACTGGGCGGCCGAAGCCGTCGACGGCGAGTTCCGCGCCGCCGACGAAGTCGACGAGATGCTCTGGTTACCTCCCAAACAGGCGCTCAAACACCTGCAGTACCCCGCCGATCGCAAAGTGCTGCGCCGGTTCACCAAAGCGCCGCACGATACCGAGACGGTACTGATCGTGCGGCACGGCCGTGCGGGGTCGCGCTCGAAGTTCAAGGGTGATGACCGCAAGCGCCCCTTGGACAAGCACGGCCGCGCGCAGGCGGAATCGCTGGTGGCGCAACTTCTTGCATTCGGGGCCACCGCGGTGCATGCCGCGCCACGGGTGCGCTGCAGCCAGACGGTCGAACCGCTGGCTCAGGAGTTGGGCGTCGGGATCGAGTCGGAACCCGCCTTCACCGAGGAGGCCTACGCCGACGATCGCAAGGCGGCTCGGCACCGACTGCTCGATATCGCGGGCGCCGGAGGTGTTCCGGTGATCTGCACGCAGGGAGCGGTCATACCCGATCTCATCAGCTGGTGGTGTGACCGTGGCGACGTGCGTCCGGACAAGTCGCGAAACCGAAAGGGCAGCACATGGGTGTTGTCCTCGGTCGCGGGCAAGCCCATTGCGGCCGACCATCTGGGGAGTCCGCTGGGCATTCCCGACTGA
- a CDS encoding HU family DNA-binding protein, which yields MNKAELIDALTTKLGTDRRQATAAVENIVDTIVRAVHKGESVTITGFGVFEQRRRAARVARNPRTGETVKVKPTSVPAFRPGAQFKAVVSGAQRLPADGPAVKRGVAAAPAKRGAAKKAAPAKRAAVKKAAPAAKKAAPAKKAAPAKKATAVKKAAPAKKATAVKKAAPAKKTTAAKKAAPAAKKAAPAKKAAPAKKATAAKAPAKKAPAKKAPAKRGRR from the coding sequence ATGAACAAAGCAGAGCTCATCGACGCACTCACAACCAAGTTGGGCACCGATCGTCGACAGGCTACTGCCGCGGTTGAGAACATCGTCGACACCATCGTCCGTGCCGTGCACAAGGGCGAGAGCGTCACCATCACCGGTTTCGGTGTTTTCGAGCAGCGTCGTCGCGCTGCCCGTGTCGCTCGTAACCCGCGCACGGGTGAGACGGTGAAGGTCAAGCCGACGTCGGTTCCGGCCTTCCGTCCCGGAGCGCAGTTCAAGGCGGTTGTTTCTGGCGCGCAGCGTCTCCCGGCCGACGGCCCCGCCGTCAAGCGTGGTGTCGCGGCGGCTCCGGCCAAGCGCGGTGCCGCCAAGAAGGCCGCTCCGGCCAAGCGTGCCGCGGTGAAGAAGGCCGCACCTGCAGCCAAGAAGGCGGCTCCGGCCAAGAAGGCGGCTCCGGCCAAGAAGGCCACCGCGGTCAAGAAGGCGGCTCCGGCCAAGAAGGCCACCGCGGTCAAGAAGGCGGCACCGGCCAAGAAGACCACCGCCGCGAAGAAGGCTGCACCCGCTGCCAAGAAGGCGGCTCCGGCCAAGAAGGCGGCTCCGGCCAAGAAGGCCACCGCCGCCAAGGCTCCGGCCAAGAAGGCTCCGGCCAAGAAGGCTCCCGCGAAGCGCGGCCGCCGCTAA